One genomic segment of Polyangia bacterium includes these proteins:
- a CDS encoding DNA translocase FtsK 4TM domain-containing protein, translating into MAAKTDAEPRGKGRQGRRREIVGIVFLAFCLFAGLSLFSMQLGSNRMMGPGGATTASALYGLAGFGAYLLIAAMGLAAVRCFRSVRVVDGFSEGLGALMLFGSAVVLMHLPFSEQHGVNHGPGGLLGQWLGEVTASFIGAAGAALAAATVLVLALMLLGDLSTREVVVVVGWALRQAQRGTVASLRAVWGLARAAFPERVDDADEDERALEDERDDIKVIGPESAAALEAASDESPLELEAIPASFDHHEESDSDAIRAVQTRALSQDIADERAAMAAIVAEVAAVEQVSAPEEMVGEDDVEDEQDEPSSLAVAAVTAAGVALAAPMVAHAAPVVAAAPAPAEGPIIVEPAWRTRQRQEQEAAEAAVEHPRPVEAAGPGFIKLTKGAYELPGTDMLEYIPPQAHEMDKQALYDMAERVEQAMSNYGVRGKVKEIHMGPVVTMYEFAPAPGTRTGKIANLEKDLAMALEAQAVRIVAPIPGKAVVGVEVPNKAREMVYLKEILEDPCFTTGASKLQMCLGKDIKGTPVSFNLSKMPHLLVAGTTGSGKSVAVNGMITSVLYNASPEDVRFIMVDPKMLELSIYEGIPHLLLPVVTDPKKANLALRWAVDEMERRYELLAKTGVRDIASYNAKLLAAESGTPAAAAPAAPSKKIRVVLAGADGTEQEVEMADDAVISGADNVDGVVQAEAPDAEDLSNAAAAVQAAAQAKADAGPPPRKLPYIIIVIDEFADLMMVAPKDVETSVARIAQKARAAGLHLILATQRPSVDVITGLIKANFPSRIALQVASRIDSRTILDQSGAETLLGNGDMLFSDRGTKLRRIHGAFLSDDEVHRVVEFLKKQAKPVYDMDILKPREEDAEEGAPAEQLHDDLYDQAVAIVCETRQASVSFIQRRLQIGYNRAARMVEQMERDGIVGPANGAKPREVVAPPGEYLQQAG; encoded by the coding sequence ATGGCAGCCAAGACTGACGCGGAGCCGAGAGGGAAGGGACGCCAGGGCCGGCGGCGGGAGATCGTTGGCATTGTGTTTCTGGCATTTTGCCTTTTTGCCGGCCTCTCGCTGTTCTCGATGCAGCTGGGCAGCAACCGGATGATGGGTCCGGGCGGCGCGACCACCGCGTCGGCGTTGTACGGTCTGGCGGGCTTCGGGGCGTACCTGCTGATCGCGGCGATGGGTCTGGCGGCGGTCCGTTGCTTTCGATCGGTGCGGGTGGTCGACGGGTTCAGCGAAGGTTTGGGCGCCTTGATGTTATTCGGGTCGGCGGTGGTGCTGATGCACCTGCCGTTCTCCGAGCAGCACGGGGTCAACCACGGACCGGGTGGTCTTCTGGGGCAATGGCTGGGTGAAGTGACGGCCAGCTTCATCGGCGCGGCGGGCGCGGCGCTGGCGGCGGCGACGGTGCTGGTGCTGGCGTTGATGCTGCTGGGCGATCTCAGCACGCGCGAGGTGGTGGTGGTGGTCGGCTGGGCGCTGCGCCAGGCGCAACGAGGGACGGTGGCCAGCTTGCGCGCGGTGTGGGGCCTGGCGCGGGCCGCGTTCCCCGAACGGGTCGACGACGCCGACGAAGACGAGCGGGCGCTGGAAGACGAGCGCGACGACATCAAGGTGATCGGTCCCGAGTCGGCAGCCGCGCTGGAAGCGGCGTCAGACGAGTCGCCGCTGGAGCTGGAAGCGATCCCTGCCTCGTTCGACCACCACGAAGAAAGCGACAGCGACGCCATCCGCGCCGTGCAGACCCGCGCGCTGTCCCAGGACATCGCCGACGAGCGCGCCGCCATGGCCGCCATCGTGGCCGAGGTGGCGGCGGTGGAACAGGTGAGCGCGCCCGAAGAGATGGTCGGCGAAGACGACGTCGAGGACGAACAAGACGAGCCGTCGTCGCTGGCGGTTGCCGCCGTGACCGCCGCGGGCGTCGCGCTGGCGGCGCCGATGGTGGCCCACGCCGCGCCGGTTGTTGCCGCCGCACCGGCGCCCGCCGAAGGTCCGATCATCGTCGAGCCGGCCTGGCGCACCCGCCAGCGCCAGGAACAAGAAGCCGCCGAGGCTGCCGTCGAACACCCGCGGCCTGTCGAAGCCGCCGGCCCCGGTTTTATCAAACTGACCAAGGGCGCCTACGAGCTGCCGGGCACCGACATGCTGGAGTACATCCCGCCGCAAGCGCACGAGATGGACAAGCAGGCCCTGTACGACATGGCCGAACGCGTGGAGCAGGCGATGTCGAATTATGGCGTGCGCGGCAAGGTCAAAGAGATCCACATGGGCCCGGTGGTGACCATGTACGAATTCGCGCCGGCGCCTGGCACTCGCACCGGGAAGATCGCCAACCTGGAAAAAGATCTGGCCATGGCCCTGGAGGCGCAGGCCGTGCGTATCGTGGCGCCCATCCCCGGCAAGGCGGTGGTCGGTGTCGAGGTGCCGAACAAGGCGCGCGAGATGGTGTACCTGAAGGAGATCCTCGAGGATCCCTGCTTCACCACCGGCGCATCCAAGCTGCAGATGTGCCTGGGCAAGGATATCAAGGGCACGCCGGTCAGCTTCAACCTGTCCAAGATGCCGCACCTTTTGGTGGCCGGCACCACCGGGTCGGGCAAGTCGGTGGCGGTCAACGGCATGATCACCAGCGTGCTGTACAACGCCAGTCCCGAGGATGTCCGTTTCATCATGGTCGACCCGAAGATGCTGGAGCTTTCGATCTATGAAGGCATCCCGCACCTGCTCTTGCCGGTGGTGACCGATCCGAAGAAGGCCAACCTTGCCTTGCGCTGGGCCGTCGACGAGATGGAGCGGCGATATGAACTGCTGGCCAAGACGGGCGTGCGGGACATCGCCAGCTACAACGCCAAGCTGCTGGCCGCAGAGAGCGGCACGCCGGCCGCGGCGGCGCCGGCCGCGCCGTCGAAGAAGATCAGAGTTGTGCTGGCCGGCGCCGACGGCACCGAGCAGGAAGTGGAAATGGCCGACGACGCGGTCATTTCAGGCGCCGACAACGTGGACGGCGTGGTGCAGGCCGAAGCGCCCGACGCCGAGGATCTGTCCAACGCCGCCGCCGCCGTTCAGGCCGCCGCGCAAGCCAAGGCCGACGCCGGTCCGCCGCCGCGCAAGCTGCCGTACATCATCATCGTCATCGACGAGTTCGCTGACCTGATGATGGTGGCGCCAAAAGATGTCGAGACGTCGGTGGCGCGCATCGCCCAGAAGGCGCGCGCCGCGGGACTGCACCTGATCCTGGCCACGCAACGCCCGTCGGTGGACGTCATCACCGGGCTCATCAAGGCGAACTTTCCCAGCCGCATCGCCTTGCAGGTGGCGTCGCGCATCGATTCGCGGACCATCCTGGATCAGTCGGGAGCCGAGACGTTGCTGGGCAACGGCGACATGCTGTTCTCCGATCGCGGGACCAAACTGCGCCGCATCCACGGCGCCTTCCTCAGCGACGACGAAGTCCATCGCGTGGTCGAGTTCCTGAAGAAGCAGGCCAAGCCGGTCTACGATATGGACATCCTCAAGCCGCGCGAAGAGGACGCCGAGGAAGGCGCGCCGGCCGAGCAACTGCACGACGACCTGTACGATCAGGCGGTGGCCATCGTCTGCGAGACCCGCCAGGCCAGCGTGTCGTTCATCCAGCGGCGTCTGCAGATCGGTTACAACCGCGCCGCCCGCATGGTCGAGCAGATGGAACGCGACGGGATCGTCGGCCCGGCCAACGGGGCCAAACCGCGCGAGGTGGTGGCGCCGCCGGGCGAATACCTGCAGCAGGCGGGCTGA
- a CDS encoding MBL fold metallo-hydrolase: MKHRARAWAAPVFALLVALAVYARAAGNPVVGKLQWLGQSCFILETTAGTRVVMDPIPKGLGYELPAGLKADVVTISHEHQDHNNLGLLVNKPRVLRGLTPDKKGWTKIDLTIKDVTIRSVGVYHDDAMGAERGLNTVFVFEVGGLRIAHLGDLGHLLTDDQLSAIGSVDVVLIPVGGVFTIDGRQATRVVDQLRPRLVVIPMHYKTDVLTIKQLEGVDDFLAGKPNVRKDPSNTLSLSTVKARPAAEIVVLNYK; this comes from the coding sequence ATGAAACACCGCGCCCGGGCCTGGGCCGCTCCCGTCTTTGCACTGCTGGTGGCGCTGGCGGTCTATGCCCGCGCCGCCGGCAATCCGGTGGTCGGCAAGCTGCAATGGCTGGGGCAGTCGTGCTTCATCCTCGAGACCACCGCCGGCACGCGCGTGGTGATGGATCCCATTCCCAAAGGCCTCGGCTACGAGCTTCCAGCTGGACTGAAGGCAGACGTGGTCACCATCAGCCATGAACACCAGGACCACAACAACCTGGGCCTGCTGGTGAACAAGCCGCGCGTGTTGCGAGGCCTGACGCCGGATAAAAAAGGGTGGACCAAGATCGACCTGACGATCAAGGACGTCACCATCCGTAGCGTCGGCGTCTACCACGACGACGCCATGGGCGCCGAGCGCGGCCTGAACACCGTCTTCGTCTTCGAGGTGGGCGGCCTGCGCATCGCCCACCTGGGCGACCTCGGGCACCTGCTGACCGACGATCAGCTCTCGGCCATCGGCTCGGTGGACGTGGTTCTGATTCCGGTGGGCGGCGTGTTCACCATCGACGGGCGACAGGCCACCCGGGTCGTGGATCAGCTGCGACCGCGGCTGGTGGTGATACCCATGCACTACAAGACCGACGTCCTGACCATCAAGCAACTGGAAGGCGTCGACGACTTTCTGGCCGGCAAGCCCAACGTGCGCAAGGACCCGTCGAACACGCTGTCCTTGAGCACGGTGAAGGCGCGGCCCGCGGCGGAGATCGTCGTCCTGAATTACAAATAG
- a CDS encoding redoxin domain-containing protein, giving the protein MMTKKRVFVAAALVFGLAAATSQAASAPRVGDKAPLFSLKTVDSGQARALADLTKEKHNQGAVLVFLSCRCPYVAQARQPLAELSKEFGDKISFVGINANQNESIEDIKADAALNFPFPMLRDDGSKVADAYAAERTPEVFLVDTHGVVRYHGGVGDLGSALREFTAGKTISKAEARAFGCTIKRKP; this is encoded by the coding sequence ATGATGACTAAGAAGCGCGTGTTCGTGGCCGCGGCGTTGGTTTTCGGTCTTGCGGCGGCGACCAGCCAGGCGGCCAGCGCGCCGCGCGTGGGCGACAAGGCCCCACTATTTTCACTGAAGACGGTGGACAGCGGCCAGGCGCGCGCGCTGGCTGATCTGACGAAAGAAAAGCACAACCAGGGAGCGGTGCTGGTTTTCCTCAGCTGCCGCTGCCCGTATGTCGCCCAGGCCCGCCAGCCGCTGGCCGAACTGAGCAAGGAATTCGGCGACAAGATTTCGTTCGTCGGCATCAACGCCAACCAGAATGAAAGCATCGAAGACATCAAGGCCGACGCCGCCTTGAATTTCCCCTTCCCCATGTTGCGCGACGACGGTTCAAAGGTCGCGGACGCCTACGCCGCGGAGCGGACCCCCGAGGTCTTCCTGGTCGACACCCACGGCGTGGTTCGCTATCACGGCGGCGTCGGCGATCTGGGCAGCGCCCTGCGCGAGTTCACGGCCGGCAAGACCATCAGCAAAGCAGAGGCGCGCGCCTTCGGCTGCACGATCAAGAGGAAGCCGTGA
- the uvrC gene encoding excinuclease ABC subunit UvrC, with product MSEGDAETPPGGTLRDAAQAPVRKSIAEILENIPTAPGVYIMKDRRGKVVYIGKAAVLRNRVRQYFQASSGDNRDFVPLLEGIVGEIETVITSNEKEALLLENTLIKKHQPRFNVNLKDDKNYLVLRLDPEAEWPRLEVGRKIGQDGAYYFGPYHSATSCREALRVVNRHFQLRTCTDHVLHNRRRPCLQFQIKRCPAPCVLPVSPEEYGDQVRDVRLFLEGKSDELLSRLTGRMKEAAGRTDFERAADIRDQLRALETTLEEQRVVSTDFVDQDVFGFYREGIALEIVVMSIRQGKLLGNRSFSFTGQEFPDAELLSSFVGLYYDLNVAPPDEVLLPLAVDDAEVKAEWLSEKRPPRRRRVEVTVPQRGDRRKLVELAQKNAAASFAARRNAREDTELALGKLQRRLKLPRLPRVIECYDISHIQGFATVASMVVFVDGRPEKSRYRTYKVRSVGGRAGEGGAFARRNDDFASMYEVLSRRFRRAREGAAAEAAGGAPVDPSWALPDLIVIDGGKGQLGMALAAARDVGIDVRPGAGLPIVGLAKERDFDGVAGAPPADAATEIDEGSTVETEPVGAEAAATEPTATEPAAEPSPTETPPSAEPAPTPPESKAGAKADTGKTRRPDRVFLPHAKDAIAIRPNTAEMFILQHLRDEAHRFAVTFHRSQRKRLTLRSALSNIPGIGAARQRLLLRHFGSLKKIREASLEDLATVPGMARKTAEAVFAYWQAQPAERVTMAARGSSAGASAENPNPAVPVPEAPRSDDAEEDAVASAFAEVSADDPDAAEDEPDPA from the coding sequence ATGTCTGAAGGCGATGCAGAAACCCCGCCCGGGGGAACATTGCGCGACGCCGCGCAGGCCCCCGTGCGCAAGAGCATCGCCGAGATTCTGGAGAACATCCCGACCGCGCCCGGCGTGTACATCATGAAAGACCGCCGCGGCAAGGTGGTCTACATCGGCAAGGCGGCGGTGCTGCGCAACCGCGTGCGCCAGTATTTCCAGGCGTCATCGGGCGACAACCGCGACTTTGTCCCGCTGCTGGAAGGGATCGTTGGCGAGATAGAGACGGTCATAACGTCGAACGAAAAAGAAGCGCTGCTGCTGGAAAACACGCTGATCAAAAAGCATCAGCCGCGGTTCAACGTCAACCTCAAGGACGACAAGAACTATCTGGTGTTGCGCCTGGACCCGGAGGCGGAGTGGCCGCGCCTGGAGGTGGGGCGCAAGATCGGCCAGGACGGCGCATATTATTTCGGTCCCTATCATTCGGCGACGTCGTGCCGCGAAGCCCTGCGGGTGGTGAACCGTCACTTCCAGCTGCGCACTTGCACCGATCATGTCTTGCACAACCGCCGCCGCCCCTGCCTGCAGTTTCAGATCAAACGCTGCCCGGCGCCCTGCGTGCTGCCGGTGTCGCCCGAGGAATACGGCGATCAGGTGCGCGACGTGCGGCTGTTTCTGGAAGGCAAGAGCGACGAGCTTTTGAGCCGCCTCACCGGCCGCATGAAGGAAGCAGCGGGCCGCACTGACTTTGAACGAGCGGCGGACATTCGTGATCAGCTGCGCGCCCTGGAAACGACGCTGGAAGAACAGCGGGTGGTGTCGACGGATTTCGTCGACCAGGACGTCTTTGGCTTTTACCGCGAGGGGATCGCGCTGGAGATCGTCGTCATGTCGATCCGCCAGGGCAAGCTGCTGGGCAACCGATCGTTTTCATTTACCGGCCAGGAATTTCCCGACGCCGAATTGTTGTCGTCGTTCGTCGGCCTTTACTATGACCTGAACGTGGCACCGCCTGACGAGGTGCTGCTGCCGTTAGCCGTCGACGACGCCGAGGTGAAGGCCGAATGGTTGAGCGAGAAGCGGCCGCCGCGCCGCCGCCGGGTCGAGGTGACGGTCCCGCAGCGGGGCGATCGCCGCAAGCTGGTCGAGCTGGCGCAGAAGAACGCCGCCGCCAGCTTCGCCGCCCGCCGCAACGCCCGTGAGGACACGGAGCTGGCGCTTGGCAAGCTGCAGCGCCGGTTGAAGCTGCCGCGGCTGCCGCGAGTGATCGAGTGTTACGACATCTCGCACATTCAAGGTTTTGCCACGGTGGCGTCGATGGTGGTCTTCGTCGACGGGCGGCCGGAAAAATCACGCTACCGCACCTACAAGGTCCGCAGCGTCGGTGGGCGCGCCGGCGAGGGTGGGGCCTTCGCCCGGCGCAACGACGACTTCGCGTCGATGTACGAGGTGCTGTCGCGGCGGTTCCGTCGCGCGCGCGAGGGCGCGGCGGCTGAGGCGGCTGGTGGCGCCCCGGTCGACCCGAGTTGGGCATTGCCCGATCTGATCGTCATCGACGGCGGCAAGGGCCAGCTGGGCATGGCCCTGGCGGCGGCGCGCGACGTGGGCATCGACGTGCGGCCGGGCGCCGGGCTGCCGATCGTCGGCCTGGCCAAGGAGCGCGACTTTGACGGGGTGGCGGGGGCGCCGCCGGCGGACGCCGCGACCGAGATCGACGAAGGCTCGACGGTGGAGACCGAGCCGGTGGGGGCCGAAGCAGCCGCTACCGAGCCGACCGCCACCGAACCGGCGGCGGAACCGTCGCCGACCGAAACCCCGCCGTCCGCCGAACCGGCGCCGACGCCCCCCGAGTCGAAAGCCGGCGCCAAAGCCGACACCGGCAAGACGCGCCGGCCGGATCGGGTGTTCTTGCCGCACGCCAAGGACGCCATCGCCATCCGCCCGAACACCGCCGAGATGTTCATCCTTCAGCACCTGCGTGACGAGGCCCATCGCTTTGCCGTCACCTTTCATCGCAGCCAGCGCAAGCGGCTGACCCTGCGTTCCGCGCTGTCGAACATCCCGGGGATCGGCGCCGCCCGACAACGGTTACTGCTGCGCCATTTCGGCAGCCTGAAAAAGATCCGCGAAGCCTCGCTGGAAGATCTGGCCACGGTGCCCGGCATGGCCCGCAAGACCGCCGAGGCCGTCTTCGCCTATTGGCAAGCGCAGCCGGCCGAGCGCGTGACGATGGCCGCGCGCGGGTCATCGGCTGGTGCGTCCGCAGAAAATCCAAATCCAGCGGTCCCTGTTCCCGAGGCGCCTCGCTCGGACGACGCCGAGGAGGACGCGGTGGCCAGCGCGTTTGCCGAGGTCAGCGCAGACGATCCGGACGCAGCGGAGGACGAGCCCGATCCCGCCTGA
- a CDS encoding TlpA disulfide reductase family protein yields the protein MSGSAVPALLALATVGATLAGSPRGGLAAEPAPAAKASAAPGGESSVVLVDLKAIKQAMQQSHGRTLLVHFWASWCLPCMEELPLINRFAQKAKGQGVDVLSVSLDNPDAAARVAKVLSRSAPNLTRTIAKIDDADAFIATFDRQWEGAIPALFGFDGEGKLRGHRIGEATRRQLDGLVGEVIGKPFSTAAAVSGAPKK from the coding sequence GTGAGCGGGTCCGCGGTCCCGGCGCTGCTGGCGCTGGCGACCGTGGGCGCGACCCTCGCCGGCAGTCCGCGTGGGGGCCTGGCTGCCGAGCCCGCGCCGGCAGCCAAAGCTTCCGCCGCACCCGGCGGTGAATCGTCGGTGGTGCTGGTCGATCTGAAGGCCATCAAACAGGCCATGCAGCAGAGCCACGGCCGAACGCTGCTGGTGCACTTCTGGGCCAGCTGGTGCTTGCCGTGCATGGAAGAACTGCCGCTTATCAATCGATTCGCGCAGAAAGCCAAAGGCCAGGGCGTGGATGTTCTGTCGGTGTCACTGGACAATCCCGACGCTGCCGCGCGCGTCGCCAAAGTGCTCAGCCGATCGGCGCCCAACCTGACCCGCACCATCGCCAAGATCGACGACGCCGACGCCTTCATCGCGACGTTTGATCGGCAGTGGGAAGGGGCCATTCCGGCGCTGTTCGGTTTCGACGGCGAGGGCAAGCTGCGCGGCCACCGCATCGGCGAGGCCACCCGCCGCCAGCTTGACGGTCTGGTGGGCGAGGTGATCGGCAAGCCGTTTTCCACTGCGGCAGCGGTCTCGGGCGCTCCGAAAAAGTAG
- a CDS encoding DUF502 domain-containing protein, whose translation MGLQNHVRNKVVAGLIATIPVAVTAFILWYIDTKARALFGVRYPFLGIAITLGAIYLLGLFITSLLGRFVLGLTDGLLRRIPGLRDLYRSWKQIALTSEGHEGIFAHVVLIPDETRRLKMVGFTSGETIDGDPSLCCVFVPASPNPTSGRLYFARKEDCLRLEMTAQDALKLLISGGNYVPSAIGRATARAAITTANPA comes from the coding sequence GTGGGGCTGCAGAATCACGTCCGCAACAAGGTGGTGGCGGGCCTCATCGCCACGATCCCGGTCGCGGTGACGGCATTCATCCTCTGGTACATCGACACCAAAGCCCGGGCCTTGTTTGGCGTGCGCTACCCATTCTTGGGCATTGCCATCACGTTGGGGGCGATCTATTTGCTGGGCCTGTTCATCACCAGCTTGCTGGGGCGGTTCGTTCTGGGACTGACCGACGGGCTTTTGCGGCGGATTCCCGGGCTGCGCGATCTGTACCGGTCGTGGAAGCAGATCGCCCTGACCAGCGAAGGCCACGAAGGGATCTTCGCTCACGTGGTGCTGATCCCCGACGAGACCCGACGTTTGAAGATGGTCGGATTTACCAGCGGCGAGACCATCGACGGCGATCCGTCGTTATGCTGCGTGTTCGTGCCCGCGTCGCCGAATCCAACCTCCGGGCGGCTGTACTTCGCGCGGAAGGAAGATTGCCTGCGGCTTGAGATGACCGCCCAGGATGCGCTGAAGCTGCTGATCTCGGGCGGGAACTATGTGCCGTCGGCGATCGGGCGGGCGACGGCGCGGGCCGCGATCACGACGGCGAATCCGGCCTGA
- a CDS encoding class I SAM-dependent methyltransferase, producing the protein MADAETYTFGDNDLAAERLRILARAFEPTSRVFLTDVWSRARSSMAGSAHAVDLGCGPGYTTRLLRAIVAPQITTGIDRSPRFVARAQLWQSADLRFVQHDVTAAPFPVAEADFLYARFLLTHLSDPAAVLRAWARMAAPGADLLLEETARLTSPHPTLARYYALVAALQQAHGQNMVVGKILAHLAAGTGWMVKESRLVGAPLPARLMARIHVMNLRTWKTDRFAAHLCDGDELEKLDGALERIACGNDLVPPVECQLGQVWLKRGRAATDRPRPDDIAETVARPDG; encoded by the coding sequence ATGGCCGACGCAGAGACATACACCTTCGGAGACAATGATCTGGCCGCCGAGCGCCTGCGCATCCTGGCGCGCGCGTTCGAACCGACGTCGCGCGTGTTCTTGACCGACGTGTGGAGCCGCGCCCGGTCGTCGATGGCCGGCTCCGCGCACGCGGTCGATCTCGGCTGCGGGCCTGGCTATACCACCCGCCTCTTGCGCGCGATCGTCGCCCCGCAGATCACCACGGGGATCGATCGCTCGCCGCGGTTCGTGGCCCGGGCGCAGCTGTGGCAATCGGCGGATCTGCGGTTCGTCCAGCACGACGTTACCGCGGCGCCGTTCCCGGTCGCCGAGGCGGATTTTCTTTACGCGCGTTTCTTGCTGACCCATCTGTCCGACCCGGCGGCGGTGTTGCGGGCCTGGGCGCGAATGGCCGCCCCTGGCGCTGACTTGCTGCTGGAAGAGACCGCCCGCCTGACCTCGCCGCACCCGACGCTGGCCCGGTACTACGCGCTGGTGGCGGCGCTGCAACAGGCGCACGGTCAAAACATGGTCGTCGGGAAAATCCTCGCTCACCTGGCCGCCGGCACCGGCTGGATGGTCAAGGAATCGCGGCTGGTCGGCGCGCCCTTGCCGGCGCGCCTGATGGCCCGCATTCACGTGATGAACTTGCGAACGTGGAAGACCGATCGTTTCGCGGCCCATCTTTGCGACGGCGACGAGCTGGAGAAACTGGACGGCGCGCTGGAGCGCATCGCCTGCGGCAACGATCTCGTGCCGCCGGTGGAATGCCAGCTTGGTCAGGTGTGGCTCAAGCGCGGGCGGGCGGCGACGGATCGACCTCGGCCAGACGACATTGCAGAAACCGTCGCTCGGCCGGATGGCTGA
- a CDS encoding lysoplasmalogenase codes for MLAPPPMVGTLAVALFGALAIIGGERGRRALVYIGKPAATLSLLLIVGLPPRDHFAWMITWGILFNLLGDILLISDADLPFMIAVPLVLTGHIFYTLAFIGSVVGGWWPLPWPSYAIALLSVSLVILLWPGLGIMKIPVVVYAVAITAMVIAALKTVGGPLPPVAAGLAALGAFLFYASDSNLAWNRFRHPYAHATAVTLSTYWLGQLGIAWSSRLQG; via the coding sequence ATGCTGGCGCCCCCGCCCATGGTCGGCACGCTGGCGGTCGCTCTGTTCGGCGCGCTGGCCATCATCGGCGGCGAGCGGGGGCGGCGCGCGCTTGTCTACATCGGCAAGCCGGCGGCGACGCTGTCCCTGCTGCTGATTGTTGGATTGCCGCCGCGCGATCACTTCGCCTGGATGATCACCTGGGGCATCTTGTTCAATCTCCTGGGCGACATCCTGCTGATCAGCGACGCCGATCTGCCGTTCATGATCGCCGTGCCGCTGGTCTTGACCGGCCACATTTTCTACACGCTGGCCTTCATCGGATCGGTCGTGGGCGGCTGGTGGCCGCTGCCCTGGCCTTCGTATGCCATCGCGCTGCTGTCGGTGTCGCTGGTGATCCTGCTGTGGCCGGGCCTTGGCATCATGAAAATTCCGGTGGTGGTCTACGCCGTCGCCATCACCGCCATGGTGATCGCCGCGCTGAAGACCGTCGGCGGGCCGCTGCCACCGGTGGCGGCGGGGCTGGCGGCGCTGGGCGCGTTCTTGTTTTATGCGTCGGATTCGAACCTGGCCTGGAATCGCTTTCGGCATCCGTACGCGCACGCCACCGCGGTGACGCTGTCGACCTACTGGCTGGGGCAACTGGGCATCGCCTGGTCCTCGCGGCTGCAAGGTTGA
- the argB gene encoding acetylglutamate kinase translates to MALGDGLLVVVKLGGEVLEQPALGQVAAGVAAARAAGHRLIIVHGGGPQATALSQRLGLTPAIVGGRRVTDAATLDVMKMVVAGQLNVDLVAALRAAGVPALGLHGPSGIILARRRPPRMVSGGGAEPIDFGLVGDVDGFDLPLLRALGVERVPTLACLGASPAGEVLNINADVVASRLAAALTCGVLLAVTGVGGVRRHRGDPRSRLPRLTVAEARAAIADGTVQGGMIPKLEEAFEPLAAGVGAVHIIGAAEIATALAHPGTVGTVLLA, encoded by the coding sequence GTGGCCTTAGGGGACGGTCTCCTGGTCGTCGTCAAGCTGGGCGGCGAGGTGCTGGAGCAGCCGGCGCTGGGCCAGGTGGCTGCGGGGGTGGCAGCCGCGCGCGCGGCTGGTCACCGCTTGATCATCGTTCATGGCGGTGGTCCACAGGCGACGGCGCTGTCGCAGCGGCTGGGCTTGACGCCGGCGATTGTCGGCGGGCGGCGGGTGACCGACGCGGCGACCCTGGACGTGATGAAGATGGTGGTGGCCGGCCAGTTGAACGTCGATCTGGTGGCGGCGCTGCGCGCGGCCGGCGTGCCGGCGCTGGGCCTGCACGGCCCAAGCGGGATCATTCTCGCGCGCCGTCGTCCACCGCGCATGGTCTCGGGCGGTGGCGCCGAGCCGATCGATTTCGGTTTGGTCGGTGACGTCGACGGTTTCGATTTGCCGCTTTTGCGCGCGCTGGGCGTTGAACGCGTGCCGACGCTGGCGTGCCTGGGCGCTTCGCCGGCGGGCGAGGTGCTGAACATCAACGCCGACGTGGTGGCCAGCCGGCTGGCGGCGGCGCTGACATGCGGTGTCTTGCTGGCCGTGACCGGCGTGGGCGGTGTGCGCCGGCACAGGGGCGATCCGAGGTCGCGTTTGCCGCGTTTGACCGTCGCCGAAGCGCGCGCCGCCATCGCCGACGGCACCGTCCAGGGTGGGATGATCCCCAAGCTGGAAGAAGCCTTTGAACCGCTGGCCGCCGGGGTGGGCGCCGTGCACATCATTGGCGCCGCGGAGATCGCCACCGCTCTGGCCCATCCCGGCACGGTGGGCACTGTCCTTTTAGCCTGA